A single genomic interval of Centropristis striata isolate RG_2023a ecotype Rhode Island chromosome 8, C.striata_1.0, whole genome shotgun sequence harbors:
- the cd4-2.2 gene encoding CD4-2 molecule, tandem duplicate 2 yields MTDELIYIKHFRVLGAFSAAAKVFVTKPRERVLLECGVSDFRTSLVWNREGALIFNVAGRTGTSRRGIGDIVSRSRIIQTTKLQISPVKLEDAGNFICEADRKRHEHTLLVVSVSASPSTEIQQGSEATLLCQVKGLKPGSTVKWKRPGGTDSGSETVQLKPVAQSDAGVWTCLVSHDGVSHSERLEIKVQEPRPETPAPPPTQGSKNTPKQPCKNCSVPRDTDTPALMLLGLSWWIWVAVGVGVLVMVLLIILVIVLCKRIKRKKRKLRMMKNGRIPLKPKKYCECDHPAAAAKPRQGRRREKPSALPLPPLLME; encoded by the exons TGCTGGGTGCGTTCTCTGCTGCAGCCAAAGTGTTCGTCACAAAACCACGAGAGAGAGTCCTCCTCGAGTGTGGGGTCTCCGACTTCAGAACCAGCCTGGTGTGGAATCGTGAAGGTGCCCTGATTTTCAACGTTGCTGGAAGGACTGGCACCAGTCGCAGAG GCATAGGTGACATTGTGTCAAGGTCAAGAATCATTCAAACAACAAAGCTGCAGATATCGCCTGTGAAGCTAGAAGATGCTGGAAACTTCATTTGCGAGGCAGATAGGAAACGTCACGAACACACACTCCTTGTGGTCTCAG TGTCGGCCAGCCCCTCCACTGAGATCCAGCAGGGCAGTGAGGCCACGCTCCTGTGTCAGGTAAAAGGTCTGAAACCAGGATCTACAGTGAAGTGGAAGAGGCCAGGTGGTACAGACTCAGGGTCAGAGACTGTTCAACTCAAACCTGTAGCCCAGTCTGATGCAGGAGTCTGGACCTGTTTGGTCTCCCATGATGGGGTGTCACACAGTGAGAGGCTAGAAATCAAAGTTCAAG AACCTCGTCCTGAAACACCTGCACCACCCCCAACACAAGGCTCGAAGAACACCCCGAAGCAACCCTGCAAAAACT GCTCCGTACCCAGAGATACCGATACTCCAGCGCTGATGTTGTTGGGGCTCAGCTGGTGGATCTGGGTGGCAGTCGGAGTAGGCGTCCTGGTTATGGTCCTCCTGATAATCCTTGTAATTGTCTTGTGCAAGAGGATCAAAAGAAAGAAG agAAAACTTCGGATGATGAAGAATGGCCGAATCCCACTGAAGCCCAAGAAGTACTGCGAGTGTGACCA CCCAGCAGCTGCAGCAAAACCGCGGCAAGGACGCCGGAGAGAGAAGCCATCAGCTCTCCCTCTGCCACCCCTGCTAATGGAGTGA